A region of Bicyclus anynana chromosome 15, ilBicAnyn1.1, whole genome shotgun sequence DNA encodes the following proteins:
- the LOC112053644 gene encoding uncharacterized protein LOC112053644 produces the protein MRSKDRLDELRHRARQAGLAPDATPDATPEPCAPHRSDIEELLREVEPVRAWILDVERNTQLVRRLHADPAYHGDPLLQEQLDALVTASNALGLKVCGALRQLEARARAGGGGGARARMARLQYAATRRLFDDALARHQRALAALHDQQHLLLREQLRLSTCLSLCHRHSLVASLSAACDCRGRRCCS, from the exons ATGCGGAGCAAGGACCGCCTGGACGAGCTGCGCCAC CGCGCGCGGCAGGCGGGGCTGGCGCCGGACGCGACGCCGGACGCGACGCCGGAGCCCTGCGCGCCGCACCGCAGCGACATCGAGGAGCTGCTGCGAGAG GTGGAGCCGGTGCGCGCGTGGATCCTGGACGTGGAGCGCAACACGCAGCTGGTGCGGCGCCTGCACGCCGACCCCGCCTACCACGGCGACCCGC TGTTGCAGGAGCAGCTGGACGCGCTGGTGACGGCGTCCAACGCGCTGGGGCTCAAGGTGTGCGGCGCGCTGCGGCAGCTGGAGGCGCgcgcgcgcgcgggcggcggcggcggggcgCGCGCGCGCATGGCGCGGCTGCAGTACGCCGCCACGCGCCGCCTGTTCGACGACGCGCTGGCGCGGCACCAGcgcgcgctggcggcgctgcACGACCAGCAGCACCTGCTGCTGCGGGAGCAGCTGCGCCTGAGTACGTGCCTCTCTCTCTGTCACCGTCACTCGCTCGTCGCGTCTCTGTCCGCCGCCTGCGACTGCCGAGGCCGCCGATGTTGCTCATGA
- the LOC112053646 gene encoding POU domain, class 2, transcription factor 3L-like has protein sequence MAPFDECRRAEESGDLIKSPSPPPSHDGSASGEGEGEASGDERASPGSSRRAAPPAAAHPAAVLVSLLAAAAPARADADSPCGLLQSAAGAGSALAQLQHLLLTQHGAHSLLLHTQVQQAVAQAAAQQLQQLQARAHAPPALGAARSPSPRSPPGAAAFLTPHTPGPGRARSPPALHSPLHAHAHKPRALDPADDTADLEELEHFAKTFKQRRIKLGFTQGDVGLAMGKLYGNDFSQTTISRFEALNLSFKNMCKLKPLLQKWLEDADSSLSGGGAGGAGGGAALAEAVGRRRKKRTSIESGVRVALEKAFLRNPKPTSEEIAALADSLCMEKEVVRVWFCNRRQKEKRINPPAGEACGASSPGAGALLPLPHGLPHALPHPHPHPHALPHAHPHAHPHAHAHAALQAAALQPLALLARAPRD, from the exons ATGGCTCCCTTCGACGAATGTCGGAGAGCCG AGGAGTCGGGCGACCTGATCAAGTCTCCGTCGCCGCCGCCCAGCCACG ACGGCTCGGCGAGCGGCGAGGGCGAGGGCGAGGCGAGCGGCGACGAGCGCGCGTCGCCGGGCAGctcgcgccgcgccgcgccgcctgCCGCCGCGCACCCCGCCGCCGTGCTGGTGAGCCTGctggccgccgccgcgcccgcgcgcgCCGACGCTGACTCACCGTGTGGCTTGTTGCagagcgcggcgggcgcgggcagCGCGCTGGCGCAGCTGCAGCACCTCCTGCTGACGCAGCACGGCGCGCACTCGCTGCTGCTGCACACGCAG GTGCAGCAGGCGGTGGCGCAGGCGGCCGCGCAGCAGCTGCAGCAGCTGCAGGCGCGCGCGCACGCGCCGCCCGCGCTCGGCGCCGCGCGCTCGCCCTCGCCGCGCAGCCCGCCCGGCGCCGCCGCTTTCCTCACGCCGCACACGCCGGGTCCGGGCCGCGCGCGCTCGCCGCCCGCGCTCCACTCGCCGCTGCACGCGCACGCGCACAAGCCGCGCGCGCTGGACCCGGCCGACGACACGGCCGACCTCGAGGAGCTCGAGCACTTCGCCAAGACCTTCAAGCAGCGCCGCATCAAGCTCG GCTTCACGCAGGGCGACGTGGGGCTGGCCATGGGCAAGCTGTACGGCAACGACTTCTCGCAGACGACCATCTCGCGCTTCGAGGCGCTCAACCTGAGCTTCAAGAACATGTGCAAGCTGAAGCCGCTGCTGCAGAAGTGGCTGGAGGACGCCGACTCGTCGCtgagcggcggcggcgcgggcggcgcgggcggcggcgcggcgctggcGGAGGCGGTGGGGCGGCGCCGCAAGAAGCGCACCAGCATCGAGAGCGGCGTGCGCGTGGCGCTGGAGAAGGCCTTCCTGCGCAACCCCAAGCCCACCAGTGAGGAGATCGCCGCGCTGGCCGACTCGCTGTGCATGGAGAAGGAGGTGGTGCGCGTGTGGTTCTGCAACCGGCGCCAGAAG GAGAAGCGCATCAACCCGCCGGCGGGCGAGGCGTGCGGCGCGTCGTCGCCGGGCGCGGGCGCGCTGCTGCCGCTGCCGCACGGCTTGCCGCACGCGCTGCCGCACCCGCACCCGCACCCGCACGCGCTGCCGCACGCGCACCCGCACGCGCACCCGCACGCGCACGCGCACGCCGCGCTGCAGGCCGCCGCGCTGCAGCCGCTGGCGCTGctggcgcgcgcgccgcgcgaCTGA